Below is a genomic region from Penaeus monodon isolate SGIC_2016 chromosome 33, NSTDA_Pmon_1, whole genome shotgun sequence.
GCACCCAAGTCGCCATTGCAGCCATGGCCGACGTCTTCGTGTACTGCAGGGCACACGTGTCCACCACGGACGACCTGCACCACTACAGACTGGAGTGGCACGACTCTCAAGCACCAATTCCCTCGTGGAATAGCAATGTGGGCGTCTTTTCTCTGGGCAGCGGCACCCACGTGCCTCACTCGTACCTTGTCTTCCACAACTTCATCGGCACCAACAACGCTGGGACTTACACCTGCAA
It encodes:
- the LOC119593938 gene encoding uncharacterized protein LOC119593938, with the translated sequence MASHSQLKTSVTFLSCAVLVFLASLSCSLPVDSTSSDQAVIVNGTQVAIAAMADVFVYCRAHVSTTDDLHHYRLEWHDSQAPIPSWNSNVGVFSLGSGTHVPHSYLVFHNFIGTNNAGTYTCKLFKGNDLVSSSAVTVSAR